Proteins encoded together in one Carya illinoinensis cultivar Pawnee chromosome 3, C.illinoinensisPawnee_v1, whole genome shotgun sequence window:
- the LOC122303289 gene encoding anthocyanidin 3-O-glucosyltransferase 2-like produces the protein MKRAQLVFIPTPGMGHLASTLAFAKHLLDRDDRFSITVLIMKAAFAPTNHSLVQSIAASDTRVRFVHLPQVDPPPKELFFKSVEKFITEYVESYRSHVKEAIINHALSTSLPLAGLVVDLFCSSMIDVAHELGVPSYVFFTGNAAFFGFMLYLPTRHHQVGIEFRETDPESAIPSYVNPLPPGALPSLALNKEGGYISFVNHGRKYQEADGIIINTFSELESHAVSSFFNDGIPPIYTVGPMIDLKGKTHSGDNQAKQEIMKWLDDQPPSSVVFLCFGSRGSFVEPQLKETALGLERSGHRFLWSVRLPSRDDGLAKPTDAENLEEILPPAFLERTRGIGMICGWAPQVEVLAHKAIGGFVSHCGWNSILESLWHGVPIATWPLYAEQQTNAFQMVRDLGLAVELKINYRLGSGALVIAEEIEKAVKCLMEGDSEVRKRVKEMSEKSREAVIEGGSSYASLGRLIEAMMANVTVPARK, from the coding sequence ATGAAGAGAGCACAGCTTGTGTTCATTCCTACCCCGGGAATGGGTCACCTCGCATCCACCCTTGCGTTTGCAAAGCATCTGCTTGATAGAGATGACCGTTTCTCCATCACGGTTCTCATCATGAAAGCAGCATTTGCACCCACCAACCATAGCCTCGTACAGTCGATCGCTGCCTCCGACACCCGTGTTAGATttgttcatcttcctcaagTAGATCCTCCCCCAAAAGAGCTTTTCTTTAAGTCTGTTGAGAAATTCATCACCGAGTACGTAGAGAGCTACAGAAGTCATGTCAAAGAAGCTATCATCAACCATGCGTTATCCACTTCGCTTCCACTTGCCGGCTTGGTGGTCGATTTGTTCTGCTCCTCCATGATTGATGTGGCTCACGAGCTTGGTGTCCCGTCTTATGTCTTCTTCACTGGTAATGCTGCCTTCTTTGGCTTCATGCTCTACCTTCCAACCCGGCATCACCAGGTCGGCATTGAGTTTAGGGAAACAGATCCCGAGTCAGCCATTCCGAGTTATGTCAACCCACTTCCTCCTGGTGCTTTGCCTTCATTGGCGCTAAACAAGGAAGGTGGGTACATCTCCTTTGTAAACCATGGTAGAAAGTACCAAGAGGCGGATGGTATTATTATCAACACGTTTTCTGAGCTGGAATCTCATGCGGTAAGCTCTTTTTTTAACGATGGAATACCTCCGATTTACACAGTGGGACCGATGATTGACCTCAAGGGTAAGACGCATTCAGGGGATAATCAGGCCAAGCAAGAGATAATGAAGTGGCTTGATGATCAACCTCCATCATCAGTGGTTTTCTTATGCTTTGGAAGTCGAGGGAGTTTTGTAGAACCCCAGTTGAAAGAGACTGCGCTTGGGCTCGAGAGGAGTGGCCACCGGTTTCTGTGGTCAGTACGTCTGCCATCTCGAGATGATGGGTTAGCCAAACCTACTGATGCCGAGAATCTCGAGGAGATCTTGCCACCCGCATTCCTGGAAAGAACCAGAGGCATTGGAATGATATGCGGATGGGCTCCACAAGTGGAGGTTCTTGCCCACAAAGCGATCGGAGGGTTTGTGTCCCATTGCGGGTGGAACTCGATCTTGGAGAGCCTGTGGCATGGTGTACCTATTGCTACTTGGCCACTTTACGCGGAACAACAAACCAATGCATTCCAGATGGTGAGGGATCTGGGGTTAGCAGTGGagttgaaaataaattacaGGCTTGGTAGTGGCGCGCTTGTCATAGCCGAGGAGATAGAGAAGGCAGTAAAATGCTTGATGGAAGGTGATAGCGAGGTGAGGAAGAGGGTCAAAGAGATGAGTGAAAAAAGCAGAGAGGCTGTGATTGAAGGTGGATCTTCATATGCATCACTTGGTCGGTTGATTGAGGCTATGATGGCAAATGTTACAGTACCTGCGAGGAAGTAA